One Bacillota bacterium genomic window, TTTTTCAAAAATTCTTTGTTTCTTTAATCCTAATTGTACATTTTCTACATCAATATCGGCAATAAATATTTGATTAAAGAGTTTTGTGAAGGACCCTATATTTAAATCATCACAATTTCCAGCACCAACAAGGAGTACACGATCGTGAATGTTTTTAGTAAGAACCAAATAATTTTTAGTAATCTCGTCGATTTGATTTCGATAGTTTTCCCATTTAGCAAATCGATTAATTGACGAATTATTAATGTCTTTATTAAACTGTTCAATGTGCTTCATACCGTCACCCTTTCTACTTAATTACATTGTATCCGAAACAAACGTTGTCTACAAGAAATAAATTAGTTTTTGAATATAAAAATACAAGATGTGTTATTGAATAGAAGAACAACACTTTTTATGAAAAAAAGTAGAAAGTCTAAAAACTCTCTACTTTTATCTGTTTATTTTGGTTATTCAGCTGGCTCCACGTAATCTGTGAAGGTACAAACGTCAGGTTGAAAAGTAGTATCAATGTATTCTCTTACCGTTCCAATTGCATCTACAGAAGATTGAACTACAGCTAACATATCATCGTTTTGTAAAACGCTATCCGAATAGAACTCATACACTACATCATCTTTGTAAATATATTGAAAAGTATTTCCTTGTACGCAGACAGCCACCACAGCTCCATCTGGTATTCCCTCTTCATTATTACATCCTACAAGTAATAATGAAGTCATAATAACCATACATAAAACAAACAATTTTTTCATAATTTCCCCCAAATACTAGATTTTTAAAAATAAAATGCATAAAATAATGATAAAGTATAGTATATTTTACAATTTTATAGTGATTATTACAATTGGATTTTGATTTTTTTTAAAAAATGATATAATATAGGTATAACACAAGTATAAATAATGACAGAAAAATTCTTTAAAGTAAGGAGTAAATCATATGAACTATTTTGTAACTGAATGGAAACATTTACTTGAAAAAAAGAAAATCAGAATTAAAATTGAAGCGAGATCTATCATTGTATTTGTAGTAGATGAACTGCCGTATGCTCTGCTAGATAAATGTCCTCATCAAGGATTTCCGCTATTTAATGGCAGGTTTGAATCAGGAATAATTCAATGCAAAGAACATGGACTTGAAATTGATGTAAGAACAGGGGTTGTCATCAATTTGGTAAAAGCGAATTATTTAGATTTAAGTGAATCAGATCGCGTTGTAAAGACGTTTCCAGCTTTCGTTGAACGTGATAAAGTATATGTAGTTCTTTAGTGAATTTATGTTCAAAATATTATGAAGACGCACTTTTTCCTTTCAAAATTCAAGGAAATTAGTGCGTCTTTTCTATTTTTACCAACAAGCAATTGAACTGTCAGTTCGAGGATCTGTTCCTCCAACTAAAATACCAGTCTCTGAATTTCTCCAAATGATTTGACCTCTTCCAAAATGAGACAGCTGTGGTTCAATTTGAACAATATGTCCTAATTTTTGAAGACCTAAAATGATATTAGAAGGCATTTGAGATTCGACAATTATTTTCTTGCCTTCCATCCATTGCCATCGTGGAGCGTCTAAAGTTGCCTGTGGATTTAAATGAAAATCAATCGCATTCATAATAACTTGAACATGGCCTTGTGGTTGCATAAATCCACCCATCACTCCAAAAGGACCAATTGCCTTTTGATCTTTGGTTAAGAATCCGGGAATAATAGTGTGATATGGTTTTTTTCCTGGCAAGATAACGTTTGGATGGCTTTTATTCATACTGAAATTATGACCTCGGTTTTGCAAAGCAATTCCAGTTCCCGGAACAACTAAACCCGAACCAAATCCCATATAATTGCTTTGAATGTAGGAAACCATATTTCCTTCTCCATCTGCAGTAGCAAGATAGACTGTTCCACTTTCATAAGGCTTTCCATTGCTTGGTAAAGAAGCATTTTCATTTATTAATTTTCGTCTAGAATCTGAATAAGATTCACTTAATAAATCAGATGAAGAATATGGCATAGAAGATGGTTCAGTAATATAAGCCATCCCATCAGAAAAAGCGAGTTTCAATGCTTCGATTTGTAAATGATAGGTTCTGATGGTATCTTTTTCCTCGAAAGTGAATCCTTTTAAAATGTTTAAGGCTTGTAAGGCAATTAACCCTTGACCGTTAGGAGGAATCTCCCAAACATTATATCCTCTATAATTAATAGAAATTGGTTCAACCCAAGAAGGATTGTAATTCATTAAATCAGATTTTCTGATAAATCCATTATATTGTTGAGAAAACGCATCAATTTTATCTGCTAATTCGCCTTTATAAAACGCGTCAGCATTCGTTTTTCCAATTTTTTCCAAAGTATCTGCATGATCTTTTGAAAACCAAAGTTCACCTTCAAATGGTGCTCTTCCTAACGGAGCAAACGTCTTGAACCACGATTCATATTCTTCGCCTTTTAAATTTTTTTCATATAATTTAAAGGCATTATTCCAGTGATATGCTAATGTAGGAGAAAGAGGGTATCCTTTTCTAGCATACTCAATTGCAGGAAGTAAACATTCAAGAAGAGGTAGTTTACCAAAACGTTTTGAAAGTTCTCTCCATGCAGAAGGAATTCCTGGCACTGTAACCGGAATAAAGCCAAAACGAGGTATTTCATTATATCCTCTATCTTTAATTGCATCCACGGAAATGCTGTTTGGAGCAACGCCACTTGCATTCAATCCATATAATTTATCTTTGACAAAAACCAATGCAAAAGCATCTCCACCAATGCCATTTGAAGTAGGTTCAGTAACTGTAAGACAAGCAGCTGTGGCAATAGCAGCGTCTATAGCATTTCCACCTTTTTTTAAGATATCAAGACCTGCTTGAGCTGCCAAAGGTTGACTTGTTGCGACCATTCCTTTTTGAGAATAGGTGACATTTCTTTTCGAAGCGTAAGGATAAGAATTTGAAAATGGGATGAACATACATAGCCCTCATTTCGTTTTATAAGAATAACATTCCAAGAATGGCGCCAATAACAATGACAAGCCATGGAAGTTTTTTGAGAAGTTTAAAGATGACGGTTAAAACAAGAAGTAATAGTAAGGCTATCCAATCGATACTAAAGACTGGATCAACTGATATAACAGTAATTAAAACGACCTTAACAAACGCATAACCAATTAGTCCAATAATTCCAGCTTTTATAAAATAAAACCAATTGATTACAAGACTTGAAGAACGGTGTTTTCTTAATAAATTTGCCAAAGAAGAAACAATCAAAAATGAAGGTAAGACAAACCCAAACGTTGCAGCGATAGCTCCTAATATACCAAAATGTTCAAATCCAACATAGGTAGCAACATTTATTCCGATTGGACCAGGAGTTGATTGTGCAATCGCAACCATTGAAATAAATTCATTTAATGTGAGCCACCCTCTTGCAACAACCTCTTGTTGGATTAATGGAATAGCAACCATTCCTCCACCAATTGTAAATAAACCGACATAGATAAATAGCAAAATAAGTTCAATCATAATTTTTTCCTCGCTTTCTTGGCTAAAATGAAAGCGCGAAGAGTACCTAAAACAAACGAAAGTAAAATGACGAGTGTTGTAGGGACATCAAGAAAAAAAACTAAGCTAAAACAAAGTAAAGCATATAGCAAAGTAATAATGTCTTTTATCGCATTTTTTCCGATATCAAAAATCGCAAAGGCAAGCAAAATGACTACAACCAAAGTTATTCCTTTTAAAGCACTTACCACAATTGGAATTTCAGCAAATTCTTTTAACCCAGTCGCAATCAACATAATTACAACTAAAGAAGGCAGTACAATTCCTAAAACAGCAAAAAAAGCACCTTTCCATTTTCGAAGGTGCATACCAACAAGCGTTGCAATGTTTACCGCAATCATTCCAGGTGCGGTTTGGGAGACAGCGATATAATCAGCAAGCTCTTCTTCAGAAATCCATCCTCTTGAGACAAGTTCTCTCTTGATGATAGGAATCATTGCTAAACCACCACCAAAAGTGAAAGCCCCAATTTTTAAGAACACAAGAAAGATTTGAATAATACTAACCATAGTTTTACACTCACAAATCTATTTTAATTTAATTTCAATTTAAATTGAAATCATAGATAATTCTATTATACTATTTTGCCATAAAACATCATCTTTATCAAGGATAAGAACATTCTTTTTCAAAATACATGAAAATATATTTAAAACAATAAAATGGTAATTACCTGACTATAAATCATAGAAATATATACAATGCAATAAAAATAAGGTAATCCAAAAAGAATAATAAATCAATTGAAATAAAACTTGAAATCAAATAGCAATAAAAAAAGATTATTTATCGAAATAATCCTTTTTTCATTTAATTAAATAGAATTATTAATTTCCAAGTGATCCAACGATTGGTAATGTACTTAAAATAGAAGCTGTGTGAGGACTGCCAGCAAAAGCAAGTGTTGCGTCGGTACCTGCAAGATGCATTCCTTGATGCCATCCATTGTTCCACTCTGGATCGTTAGACACATCGTAAACAACTCCACTAACTGCCATATATGCAGTAGTACCGTTGTCACCATTATACGTAGCTAATTCTACTAAAGTAAATACACGAAGAGTTGATATAGTAGTTGTAGAAGTTGATGCAGTAGTTAACGTTGAGGTTGTAGTGCCGGTAGTTGTATCTGTTGATGCTGTAGTCACAGAGGTATCTGAGGTTGAAGTCGCAGTAGTTGTTGTAGTAGTAACTTCTGTATTTGAAGTTGTTGATGTTAAGGAAGTATCACAAGATACCAAAAACATTGCAAGCATAATTACAAATACAGATATATATTTTTTTAAAAACATTTTTTCACCTTCTTTGTTACTTCATTATACATTGGTTTTTAAAGAAGACAAAATGATATGCTTACAAATTGCATCCAACTAGTAAAAAGGGCTTTAAGGATTCTTAACATATTTTCAAATTATACATTGACAAGAACCAAAAATGTTATTATCATAGACGAAAGAGGTGAATCTGATGGAATCTATAGCCGTTTTAGGACCAATTGGTACATTCAGTGATGAAGCAAAAAATCAATTTCAAATCATTGTTAAACACTCATACGATTCACTTTATTGTTCCACAATGGAAGAAGTAATTAATGCGGTTAAAACAAAAGCCATATTAGCGATTGTCCCCATTGAAAACACATTAGATGGATACGTTCAAAGGAATTTAGATTTATTACTTCAATCTGAAGTATCCGTTATTGGAGAATTAACCATTCCGATTCAATTTTCAATGGTTGCTAATGCAAAAAATATAAAAGATGTAAATAAAATTTTTGTTCAATATGTAGCAAAAGGACAATGCAATGAGTTTTTTAAAACCATTCCAAATGTAAAAATAATCACAACAGAAAGCAATTCTGAATCTTTTCAACTATTTTCAAAAGGAATTGATCACGAAGGAGCTATTATTCCTTTTCATCTTTTCAATTCACAACCAATTAAATTTGGAATCGAGAATGTGACGGATTCTTTTCATAATGAAACAAGATTTTTAATTGTAAAAAAAGGATCTTTTGATCAAAATCTAAATATTTTAGATAAAAAAAATCAATTAAAAGTTTCTTTGGTTGTAAAAGAAGCAGACGATAAACCAGGTGTGTTATTTTCTATTCTTGAAGAATTTTCAAAAAGAAAAATAAATCTTATTTCTATTATGTCAAGACCCACAAAAGAACATATGGGTAAATACAATTTTTTCATTGAATTGGTAGCCACCCTTGAAGATCAAGAAATCATCTTTTTGACGATTCAACAATTATCAGTAAAGTACTTCATAAAAGTGTTAGGAATTTATCCGAAAATCTAAATATATGTTATAATTTTACTAAATCAATATTTTGACGATTTCATTTACATCTTTTGTATAGGAAGGAATAGATACAATCATGAAAAAACTACAAAATTTCTTAAAGAGTTATCCCAAATCAAGAATATTAGATATTGGAACAGGAACAGGAACTTTTATAAAAACGATTATTAGTTTAGATGATAATTATTTGGAAATCATTGGTATTGATGTTTTAGAGAATGCTATAAGTGCATCCACGAAAAATTTTGAAGGAAATAAAAGAATTCACTTTGAGAAAATGGATGCTTTACATTTAACGTTTGAAGAGCACTCTTTTGATATTGTTTGTTTGTCCAACTCACTTCATCACCTAGAAGATATTGGTAAAACAATTAAAGAAATGGAAAGAATGCTTAAACCAAATGGGGCTCTTTTGTTTAATGAAATGATAAGCAATGGATTATCTAACGCACAAATAAGCCACAAATTTCTTCATCATTTTGCAGCAGAAATTGATCGAGAAAACGGATTAATTCATTACGATACTTTTGATGGATCTAAAATATTGAGTTTGCTAAAAAAACACAGCACATTATCAGTCCA contains:
- a CDS encoding Rieske 2Fe-2S domain-containing protein — its product is MNYFVTEWKHLLEKKKIRIKIEARSIIVFVVDELPYALLDKCPHQGFPLFNGRFESGIIQCKEHGLEIDVRTGVVINLVKANYLDLSESDRVVKTFPAFVERDKVYVVL
- a CDS encoding gamma-glutamyltransferase family protein, with protein sequence MFIPFSNSYPYASKRNVTYSQKGMVATSQPLAAQAGLDILKKGGNAIDAAIATAACLTVTEPTSNGIGGDAFALVFVKDKLYGLNASGVAPNSISVDAIKDRGYNEIPRFGFIPVTVPGIPSAWRELSKRFGKLPLLECLLPAIEYARKGYPLSPTLAYHWNNAFKLYEKNLKGEEYESWFKTFAPLGRAPFEGELWFSKDHADTLEKIGKTNADAFYKGELADKIDAFSQQYNGFIRKSDLMNYNPSWVEPISINYRGYNVWEIPPNGQGLIALQALNILKGFTFEEKDTIRTYHLQIEALKLAFSDGMAYITEPSSMPYSSSDLLSESYSDSRRKLINENASLPSNGKPYESGTVYLATADGEGNMVSYIQSNYMGFGSGLVVPGTGIALQNRGHNFSMNKSHPNVILPGKKPYHTIIPGFLTKDQKAIGPFGVMGGFMQPQGHVQVIMNAIDFHLNPQATLDAPRWQWMEGKKIIVESQMPSNIILGLQKLGHIVQIEPQLSHFGRGQIIWRNSETGILVGGTDPRTDSSIACW
- a CDS encoding chromate transporter; the encoded protein is MIELILLFIYVGLFTIGGGMVAIPLIQQEVVARGWLTLNEFISMVAIAQSTPGPIGINVATYVGFEHFGILGAIAATFGFVLPSFLIVSSLANLLRKHRSSSLVINWFYFIKAGIIGLIGYAFVKVVLITVISVDPVFSIDWIALLLLLVLTVIFKLLKKLPWLVIVIGAILGMLFL
- a CDS encoding chromate transporter; translated protein: MVSIIQIFLVFLKIGAFTFGGGLAMIPIIKRELVSRGWISEEELADYIAVSQTAPGMIAVNIATLVGMHLRKWKGAFFAVLGIVLPSLVVIMLIATGLKEFAEIPIVVSALKGITLVVVILLAFAIFDIGKNAIKDIITLLYALLCFSLVFFLDVPTTLVILLSFVLGTLRAFILAKKARKKL
- a CDS encoding ACT domain-containing protein; its protein translation is MESIAVLGPIGTFSDEAKNQFQIIVKHSYDSLYCSTMEEVINAVKTKAILAIVPIENTLDGYVQRNLDLLLQSEVSVIGELTIPIQFSMVANAKNIKDVNKIFVQYVAKGQCNEFFKTIPNVKIITTESNSESFQLFSKGIDHEGAIIPFHLFNSQPIKFGIENVTDSFHNETRFLIVKKGSFDQNLNILDKKNQLKVSLVVKEADDKPGVLFSILEEFSKRKINLISIMSRPTKEHMGKYNFFIELVATLEDQEIIFLTIQQLSVKYFIKVLGIYPKI
- a CDS encoding methyltransferase domain-containing protein, with amino-acid sequence MKKLQNFLKSYPKSRILDIGTGTGTFIKTIISLDDNYLEIIGIDVLENAISASTKNFEGNKRIHFEKMDALHLTFEEHSFDIVCLSNSLHHLEDIGKTIKEMERMLKPNGALLFNEMISNGLSNAQISHKFLHHFAAEIDRENGLIHYDTFDGSKILSLLKKHSTLSVQENWVMLYERQEHNSKEEIDFLFQTMDRLIEKVKSEKKVKYFTRKAEDIKKYISKYGFDSATQKLFVLK